The Syngnathus typhle isolate RoL2023-S1 ecotype Sweden linkage group LG3, RoL_Styp_1.0, whole genome shotgun sequence genome window below encodes:
- the LOC133152066 gene encoding ATP-dependent DNA helicase PIF1-like: protein MVSKDLFAYVNARLKQIKGINLPFGGMSVLAVGDFFQLPPVRQSKPLCVYDPTRLDHWRDDFKKITLTAIMRQKDDVAFAELLNRLRVKEKSDELSEMDRALLATRYTSPEMCPKHILHVFATNKQVDGHNSAMLELLHKDIVQIDADDYKKDKGTGRMARQASPVQGAKNELPDSIKVALGARVMITRNVDVQSGLCNGMFAKVVKLVNYPNEARVQKLGLELDHVSNNARAANPVYIDRLEEKLNKAGVTRRQFPIKLAFACTIHKVQGMTTSQAAVSLKGVFEHGMGYVALSRVTSLSGLHILHMDERRLHANPQITAALAEMAEDSLESVMPLLHVMPSVDRANHLVVVHHNTEGLSCHVQDIVSHHELLFADVLCFTETHLQGSVADGRACLEGYTMFCRNRSDSYTNCPDLATKRGGGVGICVKSHIAAQEKKYVQGVTDIEFVVVKLEDPLNVLIAAVYRPPGNSLRTFLPSLGNLLRYLEVMEHHQILVCGDFNEDMLSASFKPILDLFRSKGYTQLIATATTDKNTLLDLIFVSRPQCALHSGVLQTYYSYHNPVFCVLTSER, encoded by the coding sequence atggtgtcgaaagacctcttcgcctacgtgaatgccaggttgaaacaaatcaaaggaattaatttacctttcggtggcatgtctgttcttgctgttggagatttctttcagctccctcccgtgagacagtccaaacctctgtgcgtgtacgatcctacgcggctggaccactggcgtgacgacttcaaaaagatcacgctcaccgccatcatgaggcagaaagacgatgtcgcctttgccgaactgctgaaccgactccgcgtcaaagaaaagtcagatgaactgtcggaaatggacagagctctccttgccacgaggtacacttccccagaaatgtgtccaaagcatattctgcatgtttttgccaccaataaacaggtggatggccataactctgcgatgctggaactgcttcataaggacattgtgcagattgacgcggatgactacaagaaagacaaaggaactggcagaatggcaaggcaagcttcccctgtgcaaggcgctaagaatgagctcccggactccatcaaagttgccctgggtgctcgtgttatgatcacacggaacgttgatgttcaatcaggtctgtgcaacgggatgtttgcaaaagttgtcaaattggtgaactatccaaatgaagcccgtgtccagaaacttgggttggaactcgatcatgtgagtaacaatgcgcgtgctgctaaccccgtgtacattgacagactggaggagaagctgaacaaggctggagtgacgcgccgacagtttcccatcaagcttgcttttgcctgcacgatccacaaggtacaaggcatgacaacgtcacaggctgcagtttcgctgaaaggtgttttcgaacacggcatggggtacgtagctctgagtagagtgacttcgctcagtggtctgcatattctgcatatggatgagagaaggcttcatgcaaatccacaaatcactgctgctcttgctgagatggcagaggattctttggagagcgtcatgcccctccttcacgtgatgccgtcggtagatcgggcaaatcacctggttgtcgtccatcataacaccgaagggctgtcttgtcacgtgcaagatatcgtgtctcatcacgaactgcttttcgctgatgttttgtgcttcacagagacacacctccaaggatcagtggccgatggacgtgcttgcttggaaggctacacgatgttttgcaggaaccgaagtgattcttacacaaactgtcctgacttggcgacaaaacgtggtggcggcgtaggtatttgtgtcaaaagtcacatcgcggcccaggaaaagaaatacgttcagggtgtgaccgacattgaatttgttgtggtgaaacttgaagatcccctcaatgtgttgattgctgccgtttacaggcctccaggcaacagtctgcgcacttttctgccaagcttgggaaatctcttgcggtaccttgaagtaatggagcatcatcagatcttggtatgtggagattttaatgaagatatgctatctgcctcattcaagcccattcttgatttgttccgctcgaaaggctacacgcaactcatagccactgctaccactgacaaaaacacattgcttgacctcatttttgtctctcgacctcagtgtgcccttcattcaggtgtcctgcaaacgtactacagctatcacaatcctgttttctgtgttttgaccagtgaaaggtaa